In the genome of Budorcas taxicolor isolate Tak-1 chromosome 7, Takin1.1, whole genome shotgun sequence, the window GACATTTAATAGAAATTTCATGtcatttcatttccaactaaAATATCCACAAGTGGTCATTGCTTTTGAAATATAAAGGCACGACACAGAGAAATCTAAAATCATAATAGTAAGAGAGAGTAGTGTTTTGTCATTCATCTATAGCAAAAGTATTTCGCATCTCAGTGGGTGTAGTAACGGCTTAGGACTCTGAGCGCCGCTGTTCACCAACTCTAAGAAAAGCTCAGTCCCCTTTCGGTCCGGTATTAGGGTCTGCAACTCCACAAAGCCGCTCGGATCCCACAAACAGACTCCGGGGCTGCAGAGTAACTCAGCCTCTGAACTTGGGGCACTACGGGTTTctcctgagaaaaaaaaaatcgccATAATTTGCAGGAGGAAAACAGAATCTAAGGAATCAGCGTTCACAGGAAGTATTCTGAGGGAAAAACCTTTAGAGAAACAACAATGGCCGCTCCAAAGAATCGCCTGCACCGCAGAAGACTgttccttttctgccttttcctgGCGAGGCTGTGGGAGACGGGGGCGAGCCAGATCCGCTACTCGGTACctgaagagacagaaaaaggCTACATCGTGGGGAATATCTCCAAGGACCTGGGGCTGGAGCTCCGCGAGCTGGCAGAGCGGGGAGTCCGCATCGTCTCCAGAGGTAGGACGCAGCTGTTTGCTCTAAATCCACGAAGCGGCAGCTTGGTCACCGCGGGCAGGATAGACCGGGAGCAGCTCTGCGCCCAGAGCGCGCGGTGTCTGGTGAACTTTAAAGTCCTGGTTGAAGACAGGGTGCAACTTCACGGAATAGAAATAGAAGTCACTGATATCAACGATAATAACCCGAAATTCCAGGTCGAAAATCTGGAAGTAAAAATTAACGAAATCGCTCTGCCCGGAACACGTTATCCACTGCCAGAGGCTGTGGACCCGGATGTGGGCTTGAATTCCCTGCAGAGCTACCAGCTCAGCCCCAATAACCACTTCTCCCTGGACGTGCAAACTGGAGACGACGGAACTGTAAGCCCAGAGCTGGTGCTGGAGCGCGCCCTGGACCGCGAGGAGGAGGCTGCTCACTACCTGGTCCTCATCGCCACGGACGGAGGCGAACCGCGTCGCTCCAGCACAGTGCACATCCGAGTGACAGTGTTGGATACAAACGACAATGCCCCGGTTTTTGCTCAACCGATTTACCGAGTGAAAGTCCCAGAGAACGTGCCCCCGGGGACCCGGCTGCTTACTGTAAGCGCTAGCGACCCGGATGAAGGAACCAACGGGGAAGTGGCTTATAAATTCTGGAAAATTAGTGAAAAACAATCTCCGTTATTCCAGCTGAATGAAAATACTGGCGAAATATCAACGGCGAAGTGTTTAGATTATGAAGAATGTGCGTTTTATGACATGGAAATACAGGCAGAAGATGGTGGGGCATTGAAGGATCGGACTAAAGTACTCATTTCAGTAGAAGATGTCAATGATAATAGGCCTGAAGTGACCATTACATCGTTATTTAGTCCAGTGAGGGAAGATGCTCCTCAAGGAACAATAATCGTTCTTTTCAATGCTCATGACCGAGACTCTGGTAAGAATGGACAAGTTGTCTGTTCCATCGAGGAGATTCTACCTTTTCAGTTAGAAAAGTCAGTAGAAGACTATTATAGATTGCTGACAGTCCAAAATCTTGACCGAGAAAAAACCTCTGAATATAATATCACAGTGACTGCAACAGATAGAGGAACACCGCCTCAGTCCACGGAAATTCACATCATCCTGCACGTGGTTGACGTCAACGACAATCCACCCTCCTTCTCTCAAACCTCCTACTCTGTCTACCTCCCAGAGAACAATCTTAGAGGCACCTCCATCTTCTCTGTGACAGCCCATGACCCAGACAGCAATGAGAATGCTCGAGTTATTTACTCCCTAGAGGAAGACACCATCCAAGGGGAGCCTCTGTCCTCCTATGTTTCTATCAACTCGGACACTGGTGTGCTATTCGCACTGCGCTCCTTTGACTATGAGCAGTTTCGAGATCTTCAAATGCAGGTGAGGGCAAGCGACAGTGGGGACCCACCACTCAGCAGCAACGTATCACTGAGCATATTTGTGCTGGACCAGAACGACAACGTGCCAGAAATCCTGTATCCTGCCCTCCCCACTGATGGCTCCACGGGGGTGGAACTCGCACCCCGCTCTGCAGAGCCAGGATACCTGGTCACCAAGGTGGTGGCAGTGGACAGAGACTCGGGACAGAACGCCTGGCTGTCCTACCGCCTGCTCAAGGCCAGCGAGCCAGGACTCTTCTCTGTGGGGCTGCACACCGGGGAGGTGCGCACGGCGCGGGCCCTGCTGGACAGAGACGCGATCAAG includes:
- the LOC128051039 gene encoding protocadherin gamma-A9-like; translated protein: MAAPKNRLHRRRLFLFCLFLARLWETGASQIRYSVPEETEKGYIVGNISKDLGLELRELAERGVRIVSRGRTQLFALNPRSGSLVTAGRIDREQLCAQSARCLVNFKVLVEDRVQLHGIEIEVTDINDNNPKFQVENLEVKINEIALPGTRYPLPEAVDPDVGLNSLQSYQLSPNNHFSLDVQTGDDGTVSPELVLERALDREEEAAHYLVLIATDGGEPRRSSTVHIRVTVLDTNDNAPVFAQPIYRVKVPENVPPGTRLLTVSASDPDEGTNGEVAYKFWKISEKQSPLFQLNENTGEISTAKCLDYEECAFYDMEIQAEDGGALKDRTKVLISVEDVNDNRPEVTITSLFSPVREDAPQGTIIVLFNAHDRDSGKNGQVVCSIEEILPFQLEKSVEDYYRLLTVQNLDREKTSEYNITVTATDRGTPPQSTEIHIILHVVDVNDNPPSFSQTSYSVYLPENNLRGTSIFSVTAHDPDSNENARVIYSLEEDTIQGEPLSSYVSINSDTGVLFALRSFDYEQFRDLQMQVRASDSGDPPLSSNVSLSIFVLDQNDNVPEILYPALPTDGSTGVELAPRSAEPGYLVTKVVAVDRDSGQNAWLSYRLLKASEPGLFSVGLHTGEVRTARALLDRDAIKQSLVVAVQDHGQPPLSATVTFTVAVADSIPDVLADLGNLDSPANPEDSGLTLYLVVAVAAVSCVFLAFVIVLLALRLRHWHMSRLLQASGSGLAGVPASQFVGVDGVRAFLQTYSHEVSLTADSRRSHVIFPQPNYADTLISQESCEKSEPLCVSDDSRFPIEDTPFVPVSSTFSLL